A window from Dromaius novaehollandiae isolate bDroNov1 chromosome 1, bDroNov1.hap1, whole genome shotgun sequence encodes these proteins:
- the NDUFV3 gene encoding NADH dehydrogenase [ubiquinone] flavoprotein 3, mitochondrial isoform X3 — translation MLSSSSPPASANKGATISSTNLKEASERSVEDLRMFMSRKTMVAFPQRVILSSLEEEKLTATEGGLRKELAEEETSSSSSDSDSSSDSEEEKGDDNDPEVAIKTRVEFPRRDPIFSENVTVKVSMLPKENLPQKQHKEYVAKKKPGGAETDVSPIKQVKFSKTSINHKTLKSKARDPNIKSTPKEAVQQKLVLEPHVDESRDLTDVTPKSSYLGEKPVGTQAAATQLKALSVTQEDKKQKLISRGKEKKVKEVQESEAEEITAPKLQEEPSESTMLMTRTTAKEEIIHEAGVQAGERSTVEETTTAAQPAPEEFDNSTYQNFQHHEYGIYTFVDFDVVLSKFRQPQPSSGRPSPRH, via the exons ATGTTGTCTTCTAGCTCTCCCCCAGCATCTGCAAACAAAGGTGCAACCATATCTAGTACTAACCTCAAGGAAGCTTCAGAACGTTCTGTTGAAGATCTGAGGATGTTCATGTCAAGAAAAACCATGGTTGCATTTCCTCAGCGAGTAATTCTTTCCTCCCTTGAGGAGGAAAAGCTCACTGCAACAGAAGGAGGCTTGAGAAAAGAATTAGCTGAGGAAGAAACATCTtcatccagctcagattcagatTCTAGCTCAGATTCTGAAGAAGAGAAAGGTGATGATAATGATCCAGAAGTTGCCATTAAAACCAGAGTAGAGTTTCCAAGGCGAGATCCCATCTTTTCTGAGAACGTAACAGTAAAGGTATCAATGCTACCAAAAGAAAACTTGCCCCAGAAACAGCACAAAGAATATGTAGCTAAGAAGAAGCCAGGCGGAGCAGAAACTGATGTCTCCCCTATCAAGCAGGTCAAGTTTTCCAAAACATCAATCAATCATAAAACATTAAAATCCAAAGCAAGAGACCCTAACATAAAATCAACTCCAAAAGAAGCAGTTCAGCAGAAGCTGGTTTTGGAACCCCATGTGGATGAAAGTCGAGACCTGACAGATGTGACTCCTAAATCTAGTTATTTGGGGGAAAAGCCCGTTGGAACCCAAGCAGCAGCTACTCAGTTGAAAGCTCTGTCAGTGACTCaggaagacaaaaagcaaaaattgatatccagagggaaggagaaaaaagtaaaagaggTACAGGAGtctgaagcagaagaaataacTGCTCCAAAACTACAAGAGGAGCCTTCTGAAAGCACAATGCTGATGACACGCACTACAGCAAAGGAGGAGATCATTCATGAAGCAGGAGTTCAAGCTGGAGAAAGAAGTACAGTAGAGG agaCCACAACAGCTGCTCAGCCTGCTCCAGAGGAATTTGATAATTCTACCTACCAGAACTTTCAGCATCATGAATATGGTATTTATACCTTTGTGGATTTTGATGTGGTTCTCTCAAAATTCAGGCAGCCTCAACCATCTTCTGGAAGACCATCACCAAGGCACTGA
- the NDUFV3 gene encoding NADH dehydrogenase [ubiquinone] flavoprotein 3, mitochondrial isoform X2 has product MATPWLLGCGRAATRQALRREARGLRGAAPSAPLCTRPSGSRTRPETHVVAPQGSTKLLATRASIEIPKMLSSSSPPASANKGATISSTNLKEASERSVEDLRMFMSRKTMVAFPQRVILSSLEEEKLTATEGGLRKELAEEETSSSSSDSDSSSDSEEEKGDDNDPEVAIKTRVEFPRRDPIFSENVTVKVSMLPKENLPQKQHKEYVAKKKPGGAETDVSPIKQVKFSKTSINHKTLKSKARDPNIKSTPKEAVQQKLVLEPHVDESRDLTDVTPKSSYLGEKPVGTQAAATQLKALSVTQEDKKQKLISRGKEKKVKEVQESEAEEITAPKLQEEPSESTMLMTRTTAKEEIIHEAGVQAGERSTVEETTTAAQPAPEEFDNSTYQNFQHHEYGIYTFVDFDVVLSKFRQPQPSSGRPSPRH; this is encoded by the exons ATGGCTACGCCCTGGCTGCtcggctgcggccgggcggcGACCCGGCAG GCGCTGCGGCGGGAGgcccgggggctccgcggcgcggccccATCGGCGCCGCTCTGCACCAGGCCCAGCGGCTCCCGGACACGGCCTGAAACGC ATGTAGTGGCACCACAGGGAAGCACCAAGCTGCTAGCCACCAGAGCATCAATTGAAATTCCTAAAATGTTGTCTTCTAGCTCTCCCCCAGCATCTGCAAACAAAGGTGCAACCATATCTAGTACTAACCTCAAGGAAGCTTCAGAACGTTCTGTTGAAGATCTGAGGATGTTCATGTCAAGAAAAACCATGGTTGCATTTCCTCAGCGAGTAATTCTTTCCTCCCTTGAGGAGGAAAAGCTCACTGCAACAGAAGGAGGCTTGAGAAAAGAATTAGCTGAGGAAGAAACATCTtcatccagctcagattcagatTCTAGCTCAGATTCTGAAGAAGAGAAAGGTGATGATAATGATCCAGAAGTTGCCATTAAAACCAGAGTAGAGTTTCCAAGGCGAGATCCCATCTTTTCTGAGAACGTAACAGTAAAGGTATCAATGCTACCAAAAGAAAACTTGCCCCAGAAACAGCACAAAGAATATGTAGCTAAGAAGAAGCCAGGCGGAGCAGAAACTGATGTCTCCCCTATCAAGCAGGTCAAGTTTTCCAAAACATCAATCAATCATAAAACATTAAAATCCAAAGCAAGAGACCCTAACATAAAATCAACTCCAAAAGAAGCAGTTCAGCAGAAGCTGGTTTTGGAACCCCATGTGGATGAAAGTCGAGACCTGACAGATGTGACTCCTAAATCTAGTTATTTGGGGGAAAAGCCCGTTGGAACCCAAGCAGCAGCTACTCAGTTGAAAGCTCTGTCAGTGACTCaggaagacaaaaagcaaaaattgatatccagagggaaggagaaaaaagtaaaagaggTACAGGAGtctgaagcagaagaaataacTGCTCCAAAACTACAAGAGGAGCCTTCTGAAAGCACAATGCTGATGACACGCACTACAGCAAAGGAGGAGATCATTCATGAAGCAGGAGTTCAAGCTGGAGAAAGAAGTACAGTAGAGG agaCCACAACAGCTGCTCAGCCTGCTCCAGAGGAATTTGATAATTCTACCTACCAGAACTTTCAGCATCATGAATATGGTATTTATACCTTTGTGGATTTTGATGTGGTTCTCTCAAAATTCAGGCAGCCTCAACCATCTTCTGGAAGACCATCACCAAGGCACTGA
- the NDUFV3 gene encoding NADH dehydrogenase [ubiquinone] flavoprotein 3, mitochondrial isoform X1, which yields MEPCRACAAPRRGGAGELQREAALRREARGLRGAAPSAPLCTRPSGSRTRPETHVVAPQGSTKLLATRASIEIPKMLSSSSPPASANKGATISSTNLKEASERSVEDLRMFMSRKTMVAFPQRVILSSLEEEKLTATEGGLRKELAEEETSSSSSDSDSSSDSEEEKGDDNDPEVAIKTRVEFPRRDPIFSENVTVKVSMLPKENLPQKQHKEYVAKKKPGGAETDVSPIKQVKFSKTSINHKTLKSKARDPNIKSTPKEAVQQKLVLEPHVDESRDLTDVTPKSSYLGEKPVGTQAAATQLKALSVTQEDKKQKLISRGKEKKVKEVQESEAEEITAPKLQEEPSESTMLMTRTTAKEEIIHEAGVQAGERSTVEETTTAAQPAPEEFDNSTYQNFQHHEYGIYTFVDFDVVLSKFRQPQPSSGRPSPRH from the exons ATGGAGCCCTGCCGCGCCTGCGCGGCCCCGCGAAGGGGCGGAGCCGGAGAGCTTCAGCGCGAGGCG GCGCTGCGGCGGGAGgcccgggggctccgcggcgcggccccATCGGCGCCGCTCTGCACCAGGCCCAGCGGCTCCCGGACACGGCCTGAAACGC ATGTAGTGGCACCACAGGGAAGCACCAAGCTGCTAGCCACCAGAGCATCAATTGAAATTCCTAAAATGTTGTCTTCTAGCTCTCCCCCAGCATCTGCAAACAAAGGTGCAACCATATCTAGTACTAACCTCAAGGAAGCTTCAGAACGTTCTGTTGAAGATCTGAGGATGTTCATGTCAAGAAAAACCATGGTTGCATTTCCTCAGCGAGTAATTCTTTCCTCCCTTGAGGAGGAAAAGCTCACTGCAACAGAAGGAGGCTTGAGAAAAGAATTAGCTGAGGAAGAAACATCTtcatccagctcagattcagatTCTAGCTCAGATTCTGAAGAAGAGAAAGGTGATGATAATGATCCAGAAGTTGCCATTAAAACCAGAGTAGAGTTTCCAAGGCGAGATCCCATCTTTTCTGAGAACGTAACAGTAAAGGTATCAATGCTACCAAAAGAAAACTTGCCCCAGAAACAGCACAAAGAATATGTAGCTAAGAAGAAGCCAGGCGGAGCAGAAACTGATGTCTCCCCTATCAAGCAGGTCAAGTTTTCCAAAACATCAATCAATCATAAAACATTAAAATCCAAAGCAAGAGACCCTAACATAAAATCAACTCCAAAAGAAGCAGTTCAGCAGAAGCTGGTTTTGGAACCCCATGTGGATGAAAGTCGAGACCTGACAGATGTGACTCCTAAATCTAGTTATTTGGGGGAAAAGCCCGTTGGAACCCAAGCAGCAGCTACTCAGTTGAAAGCTCTGTCAGTGACTCaggaagacaaaaagcaaaaattgatatccagagggaaggagaaaaaagtaaaagaggTACAGGAGtctgaagcagaagaaataacTGCTCCAAAACTACAAGAGGAGCCTTCTGAAAGCACAATGCTGATGACACGCACTACAGCAAAGGAGGAGATCATTCATGAAGCAGGAGTTCAAGCTGGAGAAAGAAGTACAGTAGAGG agaCCACAACAGCTGCTCAGCCTGCTCCAGAGGAATTTGATAATTCTACCTACCAGAACTTTCAGCATCATGAATATGGTATTTATACCTTTGTGGATTTTGATGTGGTTCTCTCAAAATTCAGGCAGCCTCAACCATCTTCTGGAAGACCATCACCAAGGCACTGA